ATTATTTCTTACCTAAGGTGGATGAGTATGAAAAGCTAATTACTAATAACCCTATCTTCCGCAGAAGGGTTGAGGGTATCGGTACTATTACCCGTGAACAAGCTATTAACTGGGGTTTATCTGGCCCTATGTTACGGGGTTCGGGGGTAAAATGGGATCTGAGAAAGGTTGATCATTATGAATGTTATGATGATTTTGATTGGGATGTGCAGTGGGAAACTGCTGGGGATTGTTTTGCTCGATATTTGATCCGAATTCGGGAAATGCGTGAATCTGTGAAAATTATTCGTCAAGCCCTCAAAAATTTACCTGGTGGCCCTTATGAAAATTTGGAAGCTAAAAGGATGGCTGAGGGTAAAAAGTCGGAGTGGAATGATTTTCAATATCAATATATTGCCAAGAAGGTAGCCCCTACTTTTAAAATTCCTGAGGGTGAGCATTATGTTCGCTTAGAAAGTGGTAAGGGTGAGTTGGGTATCTTTATTGTGGGAAATAATGATGTATTCCCCTGGCGTTGGAAGATTAGAGCGCCTGATTTTAATAATTTACAGATTCTTCCCCATCTACTTAAAGGGGTTAAGGTTGCTGATGTGATGGCAATCCTCGGTAGTATTGATGTAATTATGGGATCTGTGGATCGTTAGTTGATCAGGTTTAAGATCTCTGATATTTTTTTAGGGTGCTTTTCTAGGCATCCTTTTTTATCAAAATTTTTGGGTCTAAAAATCCCTCATTCATGACGGCTTTATCTAGGCAATTACCCCCGACAAAAAGCCATTACACTGGATATTTAATCACGATAGTTCCTACCGTAGTATTTTCCAAACTTTTATTTATAAAGTTTAATGAATTGGATTGATAAAGGGCATAATCATCCCGTTGAGATGATTTAATGTGGTGATTGAAGTGTGGTTTGCAGATTAAGATAGTTAGCAAACAGAGTAAACAATAATTGATTATTAATGACCTATCAATATTTTGCCACTGTGGGCAGAGGTTTAGAAGATATTGCTTCCCAAGAGATTATCAGTTTGGGAGGAGATAATGTTAAAGCAGATTTTACGGGGGTACATTTTCAGGGAGATTTAGAATTATTATATCGAGTAAATTTATGGTGTAGAACGATATTTCGGGTTTTGTGGACTTTAAAGGTTGTTCCTAGTTATGATTCTGAGCAGTTATATCAAAGTGTAAAAAAATTTGATTGGTCTGATTTTCTTAGTCCTTCTCAAACTTTTGTGGTTCACTGTACAGGGAAAAGTCCTCGTCTTAATCATAGTCATTTTACAGCTTTACAGGTGAAAAGGGCGATCGTTGACCAACAACAGGAGAAATATGGGGTTAGGTCTGATATTGATACAGAAAACCCTGATGTAATTATTAATGCCCATATTCGGGAAAATAAATGTACTTTAAGTTTAGATAGTTCGGGGGAAAGTCTTCATCGTCGAGGTTATCGCCCTGCCATGGGTAGAGCGCCCTTAAAAGAAACCTTAGCAGCTGCTTTGTTATACATGACTGATTGGACACCTGATTTGCCTTTGGTTGATCCTCTCTGTGGTTCAGGTACTTTTGCCATTGAAGCAACTTTAATGGCTTTAAATATCGCTCCGGGGTTGTATCGTAGAGAGTTTGCTTTTCAACGTTGGAATAATTATGATTCCGATTTATGGGATGACGTTTTTAGGAAAGCAGAAGAAGCAGAAAAAGATACCATGCCTATCATTGTCGGTAGTGATGCGGATGAAGATGTCGTTTTACAAGCTCAAAGTAATGCTCGTGCTTGTGGGTTTGCGGATAAGGTAAAGTTTTATCATCAAAAGTTGATTGATGTGGAAGCACCTGCGGATCATGGTATTTTGATTTGTAACCCTCCTTATGGTAAAAGGTTATCGGAAACAGAACAATTATTTCCTTTTTATAAGTTGTTGGGAGATGTTCTGAAGCAAAGATTTAAGGGGTGGACTGCTTATATTCTTTGTGGTAATAAGGAATTGAGTAAAAAGGTTGGTTTGAGAACTTCTCGGCGTATTCCTGTGGATAATGGCGGGATTCCTTGTACTTTACTCAAGTATGATTTGTACTAAAAAAGCAACGGGGCAAAAACCCCATTGCTAATTATTTTATAGAGAGTTAATTTATGACTGATTACCCTACGATTTACGGTAGGGAACTCTGTCTAAACTAATATTCATAGCAGACACACGGGGTGCGGGGGTGGCTTTAGAGCCGATGCTACGAGCTAAGTTTAGATAGCCAGAAGGATCTCCTGCTTTGACTTGTTTTTCTTGGGGAGTAAAACGACGTACTTGATTTTGCCAAATAATTTGGGGGAAACCAAGTTGGTTACGGTGATACTCGTTGTAACGAGGAGATTTGATATTGAAAGGTCTTTCACCGAGTTCGCGGGAGGGTAAGTTACGACGACGTTGATAGGGTACTATGTCATAACCAAAGTTTTCGAGGTATTCATCGGAGTTTAATAGTTCATCGATGAAGCCTTTATAACCTTTGGTGGCGATAACGATAGACCAAGCAATTTTTTCTTTTTCGTTGTAAACATCACGACCTAAAACTTTTTGTACGCAATGTTCTACAAAACGATAGTTACTATTTTTTTCGTAAAAACTATTTCTGAAAGTTTCGGATAATAATAAACCACGAATGAAATCACGGACGGTGATTTGACGATTGCGTAGTTGGGATTCTAGGGCGATTTCACGATCGGATTTGAAAGCATGGAAGAAAATTTGACGATAGGCCGTCTCAATTAAGTTGTCCATGTCTGATGCGAAAAGTAAGTTTTCCGCATTATAGATTTTAGGTTGTTCGTCTCCACCTACCTCGAATCCTTCTACACGAGAATTCTGAGAGCTGGGAGTGTAATTAAGAAGAGGAAGAGTCAAGGATTTTACCTCCGTATTTTGTTTATCTTAAAATATTTTTTCTTCAATCAATAGCATAATCGACAAGGGCTACGTAACTGAATAAACGTAAAGAATTGTTACACTCAATCCTAAGAAAACTTGAGTTGGGGATTACGTTTTTAGCGTTTTAAAGGTGTTATGTCACGTTCGGATAATTTGTTATAAATAGATTGTACCCCAGTTGCCCCAGTGTGTAATGAATTACAGGGCTAAGGGTAGTTGGTTCAATAAATTGAACTAAGATAACCTGAATTCGGGATAAAATTTACAGTCTTGTAAAGGTGTAAACAATGGACAATTAACAATTGATAGTTAATAAATTACGATCTAGCACCTAATACCAAATTCGATTTAGAAAATATATCATCTCTCGCCTTGCAATGAATTACAAGGCTAACAGTAGTTTATCGTTCAATAAATTGAACTAAGGTATATTTTGATTTACGGGTTTAGTATAAGCTATTATCCTCTTATGTCCCTATATGTCCTTAATACCTTTAACTTGAAACCTAACCCTACTGACAGTTATTATCCTCTTAACTAGGACATCTTAATTAAGGCTTCTTGTAAAATCGGTGGCAGTTGCCTTAGAATTTTTCCTTTTTGGGTATCTATTCCCACGAGGGTAACTCTACCGCTGAGGTAAAGTTGTTGGGAGGTAAAGGAGACGATTTCGTAATCCCAGTGCATTCTTACTTTTTGGATTTGGTTGAGACGGGTTTTTACGATCGCACTTTGTCCCATTTTGAGGGGTTGATGATAACGAAGATTAATTTCCACTACAGGTAATTCACAACCTGCATTAACTAAATCGACATAGTCAATGCCTATTTGACGTAAATATTCTATCCTCGCTTCTTCTAACCAGGGGATATAGTTACCGTGCCATACTACCCCGGCATAGTCGGTGTGATGGGGATGCACTGTTATGGGATATTCAAACCATTCTTCGGTGGTTGCTCTCAAACTGTGATCAACTTCTATGTCTGTGATAGGTGGTAATTGAGGATTATTTTTTGGTGTCATAAAATCGGTTTCGTGAAAAATAGAGTTGTGAGACTGGGAAGGTATCAGGTGTTAGGTTAAAGAATTGATAAAAAATCTATTTAAATAGATTGACAAAGGCTGGTCGTATTTTAAACCTACAACCAGTCACCTAAAACCTAACTATATTGACGACTATTATTCCGAATTGAGGTTCACTTTATAGGATTCCAACCATCTCTAATTGTTAACTGTCCATTGTTCATTGTCAATTATCCCTGCTCCCTTGGTATCAATTAAGAGCGATCGCACTTTAGCTTTTACCCCCATTCCCTGCCATGTTTTTTCCATGGCCTGAGCCACATTGTCAGCCTCATTCTGAGGGCATAAAGCCAAGAGGGTAGGTCCTGCCCCACTAATTACCATACCATAGCCTTTATGGCTCAATACTGCCTGTTCTAGTTCATCGTAACCCTTGATTAAAGCACGGCGGTAGGGTTGATGTAATTTATCTTTGAGGGCTTCGGCTAACCATTGTGCTTTACCTGTTTGTAATGCCCTTAAAAGTAAACCGAGATGGGCGATATTAAATACCGAATCACTGTAAGTTAAATTTTTCGGTAATACTCCCCTTGCTTCCTCGGTGGATAGTTCAAAATCGGGGATAGCCAAAACAAAGGCAATATCTGGATTAACGGGAATTGGTACAAAATGCCAATTATCACCGCTGCCCACCGAAAGGATACAGTTACCCATAAAAGCAGGAATTACGTTATCAGGATGTCCTTCAAGGGCGATCGCCAAGTTCGTCAACTCTTGGGAGGATAAGGGATTTTTAGCGAAATAATTAGCCCCCAATAAACCACCCACAATGGCAGTGGCTGAACTTCCCAAACCTCTAGCCATAGGTACACCCACCTTTACAGTGATCTGGACTTGGGGAATTTCCTCGCCGATATGTTCGTAAACCTTGACAAAAGATTGATATAACAAATTATCTTTAGGAAGGTTTATTATTTTGCCATCTACGCCAAAAGCCTTGAAAGTAGTAGCTTCTGAACTAAGTTTAAATTCAAATTCATTGTAAAGACTCAGTGCCATACCCAAACAATCAAACCCAGGCCCCATGTTTGCGGTGGTTGCAGGGACTCTAATTACCATAGAATTGTGTTTAGTCATTATATGTTCAACTATAAAAATATAATCTTGTTCTCCAGTGATGAATAATAGTTTAACCAGTTATGGACAATATTTAGTCACTCCCAAATATGCTAAAAAGGGTGTCAAGGTAGCTTTATTCGTTGGTACTGTTATATTCATGATTAATCACGGTACGGCTTTAACCCAAGGAAAAATGACCCCCCAACGTTGGTTGAGTGGTATTTTAAGTTATTCTGTCCCCTACTTTGTTAGCATTCACGGACAATGGGCTAATAGTAAATCAAAGGAAATGGGGTGATCAAAAAATACTATTAATTAACCTCAACTTATTGATCTTCTAAGGGTATTAAATTATCTTCTAAAACTCTTTTCATGGTGGGATTGGCAAAGAATACTTCTGTATCTGCCATTAGATTTTCCCCCCACAGATTGAGGATTAAAAATTCTGGATTACCGTATTTACCGTCTAATTGTAAGGCTTGAGTACCTAGACGGATAGCCTCAGTTTGTCTTCCTTGATGATATAGTCCCACTGCGATCGCCAGTAACGGTTCTGCTTGAGATTGATCTATATTCACTGTATCACGCCAAAGGGCGATCGCCCTTTCCTTATTGCCCTGCTCATATTCAGCTAAACCAATATTATTAATAGCCGGCCAAAATTCCTCATCTAAATCATATGATTGTTGATAAGAGGCGATCGCATCGGTAAACTGTCCTAACTGTAAATAAGAATTACCCAAATCAAAAAAAGCCTGAGGACTCTCACTATTAAAAGCTAAACCAGCCCGAATCTCACGAATAGCCGACTCATAATCCTCCACCTGAAAATAAGCATTACCCAAAGCAAACAACACCTCAGGCTCATCAGGCGCTAAATCCTTCGCCCTCACAAAAGCATCAACCCCCGCCTGATTATCCCCTTCTTGAATATGTAAAGTTCCTAAAATAAACCAAGTCTCATACTGATTCGGCAACAAACGAGCCGCTAACCTTGCCCTCGATAAAGCCAACCCATACTCCTGAAAACGAATCAACTGCACCGCATCCTGTAACAATTGAGAGCCATAGGGTGCTAAAGTTTCCGAACTTATCTCTGGAGTATAAGGAACTACAGCTTGAGCTTTTACCCTAGGGGGATTTAACGTCACCCCTAACATGACTAAAACAGATAATAACCAATGACGATATACCACTTTTGTTAAATTTCGCAAACTAAAATTACAAATCGCCTTAATTCTAACAATCAAATTACCATAATAGATATATCAGTCACAAAAAGTAAAACCATGAATAAACCCATCGGCTTTGTCTCCTTCCTCACCCTAATAAGCCTTATTTCCCCATTACTTTCAGACAGTAATACTATCTATTTATCCTCCACAACCCCCCAAATAATTTAACTAATCATCCCAATTTCTCATCCCTTAGAAAATATAGCTTTGTGAATTAAGGTCTGATTTTTACTTTTGTTCGGCAATAGGCAATCCTCATAATGGTTATAGCATTATATACCTGCTGTAGTTTGATGATGTTTCAGAAACAAAATAAGCAACCCTAATTCAACGAAATACCCCTAGCCTTGTAATTCATGATACGACGGGTTAACAGCAAAGATACAATCTCTTGAAACAGACAATTCAAGTAGTGTCACATGATTTCCATCATTGTCATTAACCTTGCATAAGATAAATATATTCTTTTCATATTCAGCATTAAAAATTCAAGAAAAAATAACTCAAAATCATAGCCGTGCTTGGGAAATTCAAACATGGTTATCGCTTATCATTTCCGTAATAAAAATAACTACTAAAACAGATTTTACAATCCTTTATTAACTCTAAAATACAATAATCAAATTAATCAAAATTTAAATATATGTGGCAAAAAATAAAAAGATTTATTAGGACATTTTTTCGCAAATCAAGAAAAATTGATGAAGAACCAATCAACAAAGTTAGTTTGGTGTTAATTATTATTATGGATATATTTATCCTTAGTAACGTTTTTATAGGGTTAAATGACATTGGAAATTGGTATATTAGCCCCTCAGATAGTCATCCCTGTTATTCTCAGTGGAATAATTATCGAGATAACAGCGATGAAGATAAACAATACACAATATTAACTAACAAT
The nucleotide sequence above comes from Cyanobacterium stanieri LEGE 03274. Encoded proteins:
- the thrB gene encoding homoserine kinase codes for the protein MTKHNSMVIRVPATTANMGPGFDCLGMALSLYNEFEFKLSSEATTFKAFGVDGKIINLPKDNLLYQSFVKVYEHIGEEIPQVQITVKVGVPMARGLGSSATAIVGGLLGANYFAKNPLSSQELTNLAIALEGHPDNVIPAFMGNCILSVGSGDNWHFVPIPVNPDIAFVLAIPDFELSTEEARGVLPKNLTYSDSVFNIAHLGLLLRALQTGKAQWLAEALKDKLHQPYRRALIKGYDELEQAVLSHKGYGMVISGAGPTLLALCPQNEADNVAQAMEKTWQGMGVKAKVRSLLIDTKGAGIIDNEQWTVNN
- a CDS encoding tetratricopeptide repeat protein codes for the protein MRNLTKVVYRHWLLSVLVMLGVTLNPPRVKAQAVVPYTPEISSETLAPYGSQLLQDAVQLIRFQEYGLALSRARLAARLLPNQYETWFILGTLHIQEGDNQAGVDAFVRAKDLAPDEPEVLFALGNAYFQVEDYESAIREIRAGLAFNSESPQAFFDLGNSYLQLGQFTDAIASYQQSYDLDEEFWPAINNIGLAEYEQGNKERAIALWRDTVNIDQSQAEPLLAIAVGLYHQGRQTEAIRLGTQALQLDGKYGNPEFLILNLWGENLMADTEVFFANPTMKRVLEDNLIPLEDQ
- a CDS encoding NAD(P)H-quinone oxidoreductase subunit H, whose protein sequence is MPKIETRTEPMVLNMGPHHPSMHGVLRLILTLDGEDVVDCEPVIGYLHRGMEKIAENRTNVMYVPYVSRWDYAAGMFNEAITVNAPEKLADIEVPKRAQYIRVIMLELNRIANHLLWLGPFLADVGAQTPFFYIFREREMIYDLWEAASGMRLINNNYFRIGGVAVDLPYGWVDKCEDFCDYFLPKVDEYEKLITNNPIFRRRVEGIGTITREQAINWGLSGPMLRGSGVKWDLRKVDHYECYDDFDWDVQWETAGDCFARYLIRIREMRESVKIIRQALKNLPGGPYENLEAKRMAEGKKSEWNDFQYQYIAKKVAPTFKIPEGEHYVRLESGKGELGIFIVGNNDVFPWRWKIRAPDFNNLQILPHLLKGVKVADVMAILGSIDVIMGSVDR
- a CDS encoding phycobilisome rod-core linker polypeptide: MTLPLLNYTPSSQNSRVEGFEVGGDEQPKIYNAENLLFASDMDNLIETAYRQIFFHAFKSDREIALESQLRNRQITVRDFIRGLLLSETFRNSFYEKNSNYRFVEHCVQKVLGRDVYNEKEKIAWSIVIATKGYKGFIDELLNSDEYLENFGYDIVPYQRRRNLPSRELGERPFNIKSPRYNEYHRNQLGFPQIIWQNQVRRFTPQEKQVKAGDPSGYLNLARSIGSKATPAPRVSAMNISLDRVPYRKS
- a CDS encoding acyl-CoA thioesterase; this encodes MTPKNNPQLPPITDIEVDHSLRATTEEWFEYPITVHPHHTDYAGVVWHGNYIPWLEEARIEYLRQIGIDYVDLVNAGCELPVVEINLRYHQPLKMGQSAIVKTRLNQIQKVRMHWDYEIVSFTSQQLYLSGRVTLVGIDTQKGKILRQLPPILQEALIKMS
- a CDS encoding THUMP domain-containing class I SAM-dependent RNA methyltransferase, producing MTYQYFATVGRGLEDIASQEIISLGGDNVKADFTGVHFQGDLELLYRVNLWCRTIFRVLWTLKVVPSYDSEQLYQSVKKFDWSDFLSPSQTFVVHCTGKSPRLNHSHFTALQVKRAIVDQQQEKYGVRSDIDTENPDVIINAHIRENKCTLSLDSSGESLHRRGYRPAMGRAPLKETLAAALLYMTDWTPDLPLVDPLCGSGTFAIEATLMALNIAPGLYRREFAFQRWNNYDSDLWDDVFRKAEEAEKDTMPIIVGSDADEDVVLQAQSNARACGFADKVKFYHQKLIDVEAPADHGILICNPPYGKRLSETEQLFPFYKLLGDVLKQRFKGWTAYILCGNKELSKKVGLRTSRRIPVDNGGIPCTLLKYDLY
- the nrtS gene encoding nitrate/nitrite transporter NrtS, whose amino-acid sequence is MNNSLTSYGQYLVTPKYAKKGVKVALFVGTVIFMINHGTALTQGKMTPQRWLSGILSYSVPYFVSIHGQWANSKSKEMG